In Pelecanus crispus isolate bPelCri1 chromosome Z, bPelCri1.pri, whole genome shotgun sequence, the following are encoded in one genomic region:
- the GTF2H2 gene encoding general transcription factor IIH subunit 2 isoform X6, with protein MDDEPERTKRWEGGYERTWEILKEDESGSLKATIEDILFKAKRKRLYEHHGQVRLGMMRHLYVVVDGSRTMEDQDLKPNRLTCTLKIGLIVTKSKRAEKMTELSGNSKKHVTALKKAVDMNCSGEPSLYNSLNLAMQTLKQLENNSEPGLTLGGYFCPQCRAKYCELPVECKICGLTLVSAPHLARSYHHLFPLDAFQEVALEEYQGERYCQGCQGEMKDQNVYVCKVCQNAFCVECDLFVHDSLHCCPGCIHEHPAPISV; from the exons ATGGATGACGAACCCGAGCGGACCAAGCGCTGGGAAGGAGGCTACGAAAGAACATG GGAAATTCTTAAGGAAGATGAATCCGGATCACTGAAAGCCACCATCGAGGACATTCTTTTCAAGGCAAAGAGGAAAAG ACTCTATGAACACCATGGACAAGTTCGACTTGGAATG ATGCGTCACCTTTATGTGGTTGTTGATGGATCAAGAACTATGGAAGACCAAGATTTAAAACCGAACAGACTTACTTGCACTTTGAAG atTGGCTTAATTGTAACCAAGAgtaaaagagctgaaaaaatgaCAGAACTTTCAG GTAACTCAAAAAAGCATGTAACTGCTCTGAAGAAAGCAGTGGATATGAACTGCAGTGGAGAGCCGTCTCTATATAATTCCCTAAATTTGGCCATGCAGACTTTAAA GCAACTGGAAAACAACAGTGAGCCGGGTCTTACACTGGGTGGCTATTTCTGTCCCCAGTGCAGAGCCAAATACTGTGAACTTCCTGTGGAATGCAAAATCTGTG GTCTTACGTTAGTGTCTGCACCTCATCTGGCTCGGTCTTACCATCATTTGTTTCCATTGGATGCCTTTCAGGAAGTTGCCCTGGAAGAATACCAGGGGGAACG GTATTGTCAAGGCTGCCAGGGAGAAATGAAAGATCAAAAT GTTTACGTATGTAAAGTGTGTCAGAATGCATTTTGTGTGGAATGCGATTTGTTTGTTCATGATTCTCTGCACTGCTGTCCTGGCTGTATTCACGAGCATCCTGCTCCCATATCTGTATGA
- the GTF2H2 gene encoding general transcription factor IIH subunit 2 isoform X1, with translation MDDEPERTKRWEGGYERTWEILKEDESGSLKATIEDILFKAKRKRLYEHHGQVRLGMMRHLYVVVDGSRTMEDQDLKPNRLTCTLKLLEYFVEEYFDQNPISQIGLIVTKSKRAEKMTELSGNSKKHVTALKKAVDMNCSGEPSLYNSLNLAMQTLKHMPGHTSREVLVVFSSLTTCDPANIYDLIKCLKAVKIRVSVIGLSAEVRVCTVLARETGGTYHVILDESHYKELLMHHVSPPPASSSSECSLIRMGFPQHTIASLSDQDAKPSFSMAQLENNSEPGLTLGGYFCPQCRAKYCELPVECKICGLTLVSAPHLARSYHHLFPLDAFQEVALEEYQGERFTYVKCVRMHFVWNAICLFMILCTAVLAVFTSILLPYLYDVISFWKLSYLCHSFINLFCLFSHSFHSKQEDLHNYRRMNTGLGANFNFYLMY, from the exons ATGGATGACGAACCCGAGCGGACCAAGCGCTGGGAAGGAGGCTACGAAAGAACATG GGAAATTCTTAAGGAAGATGAATCCGGATCACTGAAAGCCACCATCGAGGACATTCTTTTCAAGGCAAAGAGGAAAAG ACTCTATGAACACCATGGACAAGTTCGACTTGGAATG ATGCGTCACCTTTATGTGGTTGTTGATGGATCAAGAACTATGGAAGACCAAGATTTAAAACCGAACAGACTTACTTGCACTTTGAAG TTACTGGAATATTTTGTTGAAGAGTACTTTGACCAAAATCCTATTAGCCAG atTGGCTTAATTGTAACCAAGAgtaaaagagctgaaaaaatgaCAGAACTTTCAG GTAACTCAAAAAAGCATGTAACTGCTCTGAAGAAAGCAGTGGATATGAACTGCAGTGGAGAGCCGTCTCTATATAATTCCCTAAATTTGGCCATGCAGACTTTAAA GCACATGCCAGGACATACAAGCAGAGAGGTTTTGGTAGTCTTCAGCAGTCTGACGACATGTGATCCAGCCAACATCTATGATCTAATTAAG tGTTTAAAAGCAGTTAAGATCAGAGTATCTGTCATCGGCCTAAGTGCTGAAGTTCGAGTTTGTACAGTGCTTGCCCGAGAAACTGGTG GCACATACCACGTTATTTTAGATGAAAGTCATTATAAGGAACTGCTGATGCATCATGTTAGTCCTCCACCTGCCAGTTCAAGTTCTGAGTGCTCCCTTATTCGAATGG GTTTTCCTCAGCATACTATTGCTTCTTTATCTGATCAAGATGCGAAGCCGTCCTTTAGCATGGC GCAACTGGAAAACAACAGTGAGCCGGGTCTTACACTGGGTGGCTATTTCTGTCCCCAGTGCAGAGCCAAATACTGTGAACTTCCTGTGGAATGCAAAATCTGTG GTCTTACGTTAGTGTCTGCACCTCATCTGGCTCGGTCTTACCATCATTTGTTTCCATTGGATGCCTTTCAGGAAGTTGCCCTGGAAGAATACCAGGGGGAACG GTTTACGTATGTAAAGTGTGTCAGAATGCATTTTGTGTGGAATGCGATTTGTTTGTTCATGATTCTCTGCACTGCTGTCCTGGCTGTATTCACGAGCATCCTGCTCCCATATCTGTATGATGTCATCTCTTTTTGGAAATTGTCATATCTATGTCATTCTTTCATAAATCTATTTTGCTTATTCAGCCACAGCTTTCACTCAAAACAAGAGGACCTACATAATTACAGAAGGATGAACACTGGCTTGGGAgcaaactttaatttttatctaA
- the GTF2H2 gene encoding general transcription factor IIH subunit 2 isoform X2 has product MDDEPERTKRWEGGYERTWEILKEDESGSLKATIEDILFKAKRKRLYEHHGQVRLGMMRHLYVVVDGSRTMEDQDLKPNRLTCTLKLLEYFVEEYFDQNPISQIGLIVTKSKRAEKMTELSGNSKKHVTALKKAVDMNCSGEPSLYNSLNLAMQTLKHMPGHTSREVLVVFSSLTTCDPANIYDLIKCLKAVKIRVSVIGLSAEVRVCTVLARETGGTYHVILDESHYKELLMHHVSPPPASSSSECSLIRMGFPQHTIASLSDQDAKPSFSMAQLENNSEPGLTLGGYFCPQCRAKYCELPVECKICGLTLVSAPHLARSYHHLFPLDAFQEVALEEYQGERYCQGCQGEMKDQNVYVCKVCQNAFCVECDLFVHDSLHCCPGCIHEHPAPISV; this is encoded by the exons ATGGATGACGAACCCGAGCGGACCAAGCGCTGGGAAGGAGGCTACGAAAGAACATG GGAAATTCTTAAGGAAGATGAATCCGGATCACTGAAAGCCACCATCGAGGACATTCTTTTCAAGGCAAAGAGGAAAAG ACTCTATGAACACCATGGACAAGTTCGACTTGGAATG ATGCGTCACCTTTATGTGGTTGTTGATGGATCAAGAACTATGGAAGACCAAGATTTAAAACCGAACAGACTTACTTGCACTTTGAAG TTACTGGAATATTTTGTTGAAGAGTACTTTGACCAAAATCCTATTAGCCAG atTGGCTTAATTGTAACCAAGAgtaaaagagctgaaaaaatgaCAGAACTTTCAG GTAACTCAAAAAAGCATGTAACTGCTCTGAAGAAAGCAGTGGATATGAACTGCAGTGGAGAGCCGTCTCTATATAATTCCCTAAATTTGGCCATGCAGACTTTAAA GCACATGCCAGGACATACAAGCAGAGAGGTTTTGGTAGTCTTCAGCAGTCTGACGACATGTGATCCAGCCAACATCTATGATCTAATTAAG tGTTTAAAAGCAGTTAAGATCAGAGTATCTGTCATCGGCCTAAGTGCTGAAGTTCGAGTTTGTACAGTGCTTGCCCGAGAAACTGGTG GCACATACCACGTTATTTTAGATGAAAGTCATTATAAGGAACTGCTGATGCATCATGTTAGTCCTCCACCTGCCAGTTCAAGTTCTGAGTGCTCCCTTATTCGAATGG GTTTTCCTCAGCATACTATTGCTTCTTTATCTGATCAAGATGCGAAGCCGTCCTTTAGCATGGC GCAACTGGAAAACAACAGTGAGCCGGGTCTTACACTGGGTGGCTATTTCTGTCCCCAGTGCAGAGCCAAATACTGTGAACTTCCTGTGGAATGCAAAATCTGTG GTCTTACGTTAGTGTCTGCACCTCATCTGGCTCGGTCTTACCATCATTTGTTTCCATTGGATGCCTTTCAGGAAGTTGCCCTGGAAGAATACCAGGGGGAACG GTATTGTCAAGGCTGCCAGGGAGAAATGAAAGATCAAAAT GTTTACGTATGTAAAGTGTGTCAGAATGCATTTTGTGTGGAATGCGATTTGTTTGTTCATGATTCTCTGCACTGCTGTCCTGGCTGTATTCACGAGCATCCTGCTCCCATATCTGTATGA
- the GTF2H2 gene encoding general transcription factor IIH subunit 2 isoform X5 translates to MDDEPERTKRWEGGYERTWEILKEDESGSLKATIEDILFKAKRKRLYEHHGQVRLGMMRHLYVVVDGSRTMEDQDLKPNRLTCTLKLLEYFVEEYFDQNPISQIGLIVTKSKRAEKMTELSGNSKKHVTALKKAVDMNCSGEPSLYNSLNLAMQTLKHMPGHTSREVLVVFSSLTTCDPANIYDLIKCLKAVKIRVSVIGLSAEVRVCTVLARETGGFPQHTIASLSDQDAKPSFSMAQLENNSEPGLTLGGYFCPQCRAKYCELPVECKICGLTLVSAPHLARSYHHLFPLDAFQEVALEEYQGERYCQGCQGEMKDQNVYVCKVCQNAFCVECDLFVHDSLHCCPGCIHEHPAPISV, encoded by the exons ATGGATGACGAACCCGAGCGGACCAAGCGCTGGGAAGGAGGCTACGAAAGAACATG GGAAATTCTTAAGGAAGATGAATCCGGATCACTGAAAGCCACCATCGAGGACATTCTTTTCAAGGCAAAGAGGAAAAG ACTCTATGAACACCATGGACAAGTTCGACTTGGAATG ATGCGTCACCTTTATGTGGTTGTTGATGGATCAAGAACTATGGAAGACCAAGATTTAAAACCGAACAGACTTACTTGCACTTTGAAG TTACTGGAATATTTTGTTGAAGAGTACTTTGACCAAAATCCTATTAGCCAG atTGGCTTAATTGTAACCAAGAgtaaaagagctgaaaaaatgaCAGAACTTTCAG GTAACTCAAAAAAGCATGTAACTGCTCTGAAGAAAGCAGTGGATATGAACTGCAGTGGAGAGCCGTCTCTATATAATTCCCTAAATTTGGCCATGCAGACTTTAAA GCACATGCCAGGACATACAAGCAGAGAGGTTTTGGTAGTCTTCAGCAGTCTGACGACATGTGATCCAGCCAACATCTATGATCTAATTAAG tGTTTAAAAGCAGTTAAGATCAGAGTATCTGTCATCGGCCTAAGTGCTGAAGTTCGAGTTTGTACAGTGCTTGCCCGAGAAACTGGTG GTTTTCCTCAGCATACTATTGCTTCTTTATCTGATCAAGATGCGAAGCCGTCCTTTAGCATGGC GCAACTGGAAAACAACAGTGAGCCGGGTCTTACACTGGGTGGCTATTTCTGTCCCCAGTGCAGAGCCAAATACTGTGAACTTCCTGTGGAATGCAAAATCTGTG GTCTTACGTTAGTGTCTGCACCTCATCTGGCTCGGTCTTACCATCATTTGTTTCCATTGGATGCCTTTCAGGAAGTTGCCCTGGAAGAATACCAGGGGGAACG GTATTGTCAAGGCTGCCAGGGAGAAATGAAAGATCAAAAT GTTTACGTATGTAAAGTGTGTCAGAATGCATTTTGTGTGGAATGCGATTTGTTTGTTCATGATTCTCTGCACTGCTGTCCTGGCTGTATTCACGAGCATCCTGCTCCCATATCTGTATGA
- the GTF2H2 gene encoding general transcription factor IIH subunit 2 isoform X3: MDDEPERTKRWEGGYERTWEILKEDESGSLKATIEDILFKAKRKRLYEHHGQVRLGMMRHLYVVVDGSRTMEDQDLKPNRLTCTLKLLEYFVEEYFDQNPISQIGLIVTKSKRAEKMTELSGNSKKHVTALKKAVDMNCSGEPSLYNSLNLAMQTLKHMPGHTSREVLVVFSSLTTCDPANIYDLIKCLKAVKIRVSVIGLSAEVRVCTVLARETGTYHVILDESHYKELLMHHVSPPPASSSSECSLIRMGFPQHTIASLSDQDAKPSFSMAQLENNSEPGLTLGGYFCPQCRAKYCELPVECKICGLTLVSAPHLARSYHHLFPLDAFQEVALEEYQGERYCQGCQGEMKDQNVYVCKVCQNAFCVECDLFVHDSLHCCPGCIHEHPAPISV, from the exons ATGGATGACGAACCCGAGCGGACCAAGCGCTGGGAAGGAGGCTACGAAAGAACATG GGAAATTCTTAAGGAAGATGAATCCGGATCACTGAAAGCCACCATCGAGGACATTCTTTTCAAGGCAAAGAGGAAAAG ACTCTATGAACACCATGGACAAGTTCGACTTGGAATG ATGCGTCACCTTTATGTGGTTGTTGATGGATCAAGAACTATGGAAGACCAAGATTTAAAACCGAACAGACTTACTTGCACTTTGAAG TTACTGGAATATTTTGTTGAAGAGTACTTTGACCAAAATCCTATTAGCCAG atTGGCTTAATTGTAACCAAGAgtaaaagagctgaaaaaatgaCAGAACTTTCAG GTAACTCAAAAAAGCATGTAACTGCTCTGAAGAAAGCAGTGGATATGAACTGCAGTGGAGAGCCGTCTCTATATAATTCCCTAAATTTGGCCATGCAGACTTTAAA GCACATGCCAGGACATACAAGCAGAGAGGTTTTGGTAGTCTTCAGCAGTCTGACGACATGTGATCCAGCCAACATCTATGATCTAATTAAG tGTTTAAAAGCAGTTAAGATCAGAGTATCTGTCATCGGCCTAAGTGCTGAAGTTCGAGTTTGTACAGTGCTTGCCCGAGAAACTG GCACATACCACGTTATTTTAGATGAAAGTCATTATAAGGAACTGCTGATGCATCATGTTAGTCCTCCACCTGCCAGTTCAAGTTCTGAGTGCTCCCTTATTCGAATGG GTTTTCCTCAGCATACTATTGCTTCTTTATCTGATCAAGATGCGAAGCCGTCCTTTAGCATGGC GCAACTGGAAAACAACAGTGAGCCGGGTCTTACACTGGGTGGCTATTTCTGTCCCCAGTGCAGAGCCAAATACTGTGAACTTCCTGTGGAATGCAAAATCTGTG GTCTTACGTTAGTGTCTGCACCTCATCTGGCTCGGTCTTACCATCATTTGTTTCCATTGGATGCCTTTCAGGAAGTTGCCCTGGAAGAATACCAGGGGGAACG GTATTGTCAAGGCTGCCAGGGAGAAATGAAAGATCAAAAT GTTTACGTATGTAAAGTGTGTCAGAATGCATTTTGTGTGGAATGCGATTTGTTTGTTCATGATTCTCTGCACTGCTGTCCTGGCTGTATTCACGAGCATCCTGCTCCCATATCTGTATGA
- the GTF2H2 gene encoding general transcription factor IIH subunit 2 isoform X7 has translation MDDEPERTKRWEGGYERTWQLENNSEPGLTLGGYFCPQCRAKYCELPVECKICGLTLVSAPHLARSYHHLFPLDAFQEVALEEYQGERYCQGCQGEMKDQNVYVCKVCQNAFCVECDLFVHDSLHCCPGCIHEHPAPISV, from the exons ATGGATGACGAACCCGAGCGGACCAAGCGCTGGGAAGGAGGCTACGAAAGAACATG GCAACTGGAAAACAACAGTGAGCCGGGTCTTACACTGGGTGGCTATTTCTGTCCCCAGTGCAGAGCCAAATACTGTGAACTTCCTGTGGAATGCAAAATCTGTG GTCTTACGTTAGTGTCTGCACCTCATCTGGCTCGGTCTTACCATCATTTGTTTCCATTGGATGCCTTTCAGGAAGTTGCCCTGGAAGAATACCAGGGGGAACG GTATTGTCAAGGCTGCCAGGGAGAAATGAAAGATCAAAAT GTTTACGTATGTAAAGTGTGTCAGAATGCATTTTGTGTGGAATGCGATTTGTTTGTTCATGATTCTCTGCACTGCTGTCCTGGCTGTATTCACGAGCATCCTGCTCCCATATCTGTATGA
- the GTF2H2 gene encoding general transcription factor IIH subunit 2 isoform X4, whose protein sequence is MDDEPERTKRWEGGYERTWEILKEDESGSLKATIEDILFKAKRKRLYEHHGQVRLGMMRHLYVVVDGSRTMEDQDLKPNRLTCTLKIGLIVTKSKRAEKMTELSGNSKKHVTALKKAVDMNCSGEPSLYNSLNLAMQTLKHMPGHTSREVLVVFSSLTTCDPANIYDLIKCLKAVKIRVSVIGLSAEVRVCTVLARETGGTYHVILDESHYKELLMHHVSPPPASSSSECSLIRMGFPQHTIASLSDQDAKPSFSMAQLENNSEPGLTLGGYFCPQCRAKYCELPVECKICGLTLVSAPHLARSYHHLFPLDAFQEVALEEYQGERYCQGCQGEMKDQNVYVCKVCQNAFCVECDLFVHDSLHCCPGCIHEHPAPISV, encoded by the exons ATGGATGACGAACCCGAGCGGACCAAGCGCTGGGAAGGAGGCTACGAAAGAACATG GGAAATTCTTAAGGAAGATGAATCCGGATCACTGAAAGCCACCATCGAGGACATTCTTTTCAAGGCAAAGAGGAAAAG ACTCTATGAACACCATGGACAAGTTCGACTTGGAATG ATGCGTCACCTTTATGTGGTTGTTGATGGATCAAGAACTATGGAAGACCAAGATTTAAAACCGAACAGACTTACTTGCACTTTGAAG atTGGCTTAATTGTAACCAAGAgtaaaagagctgaaaaaatgaCAGAACTTTCAG GTAACTCAAAAAAGCATGTAACTGCTCTGAAGAAAGCAGTGGATATGAACTGCAGTGGAGAGCCGTCTCTATATAATTCCCTAAATTTGGCCATGCAGACTTTAAA GCACATGCCAGGACATACAAGCAGAGAGGTTTTGGTAGTCTTCAGCAGTCTGACGACATGTGATCCAGCCAACATCTATGATCTAATTAAG tGTTTAAAAGCAGTTAAGATCAGAGTATCTGTCATCGGCCTAAGTGCTGAAGTTCGAGTTTGTACAGTGCTTGCCCGAGAAACTGGTG GCACATACCACGTTATTTTAGATGAAAGTCATTATAAGGAACTGCTGATGCATCATGTTAGTCCTCCACCTGCCAGTTCAAGTTCTGAGTGCTCCCTTATTCGAATGG GTTTTCCTCAGCATACTATTGCTTCTTTATCTGATCAAGATGCGAAGCCGTCCTTTAGCATGGC GCAACTGGAAAACAACAGTGAGCCGGGTCTTACACTGGGTGGCTATTTCTGTCCCCAGTGCAGAGCCAAATACTGTGAACTTCCTGTGGAATGCAAAATCTGTG GTCTTACGTTAGTGTCTGCACCTCATCTGGCTCGGTCTTACCATCATTTGTTTCCATTGGATGCCTTTCAGGAAGTTGCCCTGGAAGAATACCAGGGGGAACG GTATTGTCAAGGCTGCCAGGGAGAAATGAAAGATCAAAAT GTTTACGTATGTAAAGTGTGTCAGAATGCATTTTGTGTGGAATGCGATTTGTTTGTTCATGATTCTCTGCACTGCTGTCCTGGCTGTATTCACGAGCATCCTGCTCCCATATCTGTATGA